Proteins from a genomic interval of Flammeovirgaceae bacterium SG7u.111:
- the rsmI gene encoding 16S rRNA (cytidine(1402)-2'-O)-methyltransferase, which produces MKPMEPTNLYIVPTPIGNLEDITLRALRILKEVDLILAEDTRKSGILLKHFEISCPMLSHHAHNEHHTAERLIERMEKGEVMALVSDAGTPVVSDPGFTLVRSCVEAGLKVECLPGATAFVPALVNSGLPADKFTFEGFLPHKKGRQTRLKLLAEEPRTMIFYESPHRLVKTLLQFAEFIDPARKASVSRELSKLHEENARGTVTELAQHFSEKTVKGEIVIVLEGKR; this is translated from the coding sequence ATGAAACCCATGGAACCTACCAACTTATATATCGTACCTACGCCTATTGGCAACCTCGAAGACATCACGCTGCGAGCACTGAGAATACTGAAGGAAGTAGACTTGATTTTGGCAGAGGATACTCGTAAGTCGGGTATTTTGCTAAAGCATTTTGAGATAAGCTGCCCCATGTTGAGTCACCATGCGCACAACGAGCACCACACTGCCGAAAGGCTGATAGAAAGGATGGAAAAGGGAGAGGTGATGGCTTTGGTTTCGGATGCGGGCACGCCTGTGGTTTCTGATCCGGGGTTTACTTTGGTGAGGAGTTGTGTGGAGGCAGGGCTAAAAGTCGAGTGCCTTCCTGGCGCAACGGCTTTTGTGCCTGCATTGGTCAATTCGGGCCTGCCTGCCGATAAATTTACTTTTGAAGGATTTTTGCCCCACAAAAAAGGAAGACAAACGAGGTTGAAGCTTTTGGCAGAAGAGCCGCGCACCATGATTTTTTATGAATCACCCCATCGCTTGGTTAAGACCCTCCTTCAGTTTGCCGAGTTTATAGACCCAGCACGGAAGGCTTCAGTTTCGAGAGAGTTGAGCAAATTGCATGAGGAAAATGCGAGGGGAACGGTCACTGAATTGGCGCAGCATTTTTCTGAGAAGACAGTGAAAGGAGAAATCGTGATCGTATTGGAAGGAAAGAGGTAG
- a CDS encoding MoxR family ATPase: MSENAGLNNIEELQEKINEVRAEVGKIVVGQGYMVDRLLIGLFTNGHILLEGVPGLAKTLTVNTLSDVLQTDFQRIQFTPDLLPADLIGTMIYNQREGKFEVKKGPIFSNLILADEVNRSPAKVQSALLEAMQEKQVTIGETTYKLDKPFLVLATQNPVEQEGTYPLPEAQVDRFMLKIFVDYPSKEDELEVMKRMSNMSFDSKVNVLLSKEDIFTIRDAVNAITISDELEKYIIDLVFATRFPKENGLEEIADYIQFGASPRASINLHRAAKAIAFLDGREYVLPEDIKEIAYDVLNHRIILNYEAEADGITERFVIDTILKKLNINR; the protein is encoded by the coding sequence ATGAGCGAAAACGCTGGGCTTAACAATATTGAAGAATTACAAGAGAAAATTAACGAGGTTCGTGCCGAGGTAGGAAAGATAGTAGTGGGACAGGGGTACATGGTAGACCGACTGCTAATAGGCTTGTTCACCAATGGCCATATCCTCTTGGAAGGTGTGCCGGGTCTTGCCAAAACCTTGACTGTAAATACTCTTTCGGATGTGTTGCAGACGGATTTCCAACGTATCCAATTTACTCCCGACCTGTTGCCTGCCGACCTCATAGGTACGATGATCTACAACCAGCGTGAGGGGAAATTTGAAGTGAAGAAAGGTCCTATATTTTCTAACCTTATCCTTGCCGATGAGGTGAACCGTTCTCCTGCCAAAGTGCAATCCGCTTTGCTTGAGGCTATGCAGGAAAAGCAAGTGACCATTGGAGAAACTACCTATAAGCTGGACAAACCTTTCTTGGTGTTGGCTACACAAAACCCTGTAGAGCAGGAAGGTACGTATCCATTGCCTGAAGCACAGGTTGACCGTTTTATGCTTAAAATCTTTGTTGATTACCCTTCTAAAGAAGATGAGCTAGAAGTGATGAAAAGGATGTCAAATATGTCCTTCGATTCTAAAGTGAACGTGTTGCTTTCCAAAGAAGATATTTTCACTATCCGCGATGCCGTGAATGCGATCACTATTTCGGATGAACTAGAGAAGTATATCATCGACTTGGTGTTTGCCACTCGTTTTCCTAAGGAAAATGGGTTGGAGGAAATTGCCGATTACATCCAGTTTGGTGCATCTCCTAGGGCGAGTATCAACTTGCACCGAGCAGCAAAAGCCATTGCTTTCTTAGATGGAAGGGAATATGTGCTCCCTGAAGATATAAAGGAAATAGCCTACGATGTGCTCAACCATAGGATCATCCTCAACTACGAGGCTGAAGCCGATGGCATCACTGAAAGGTTCGTGATCGATACTATTCTTAAGAAGTTAAATATCAATAGATAA
- the bstA gene encoding bacillithiol transferase BstA codes for MTETELESYRYPIGRFKAPFPINEAMLKGYIETIETLPQKLEEAVEDWSDEQLATPYREGGWTVRQTIHHIADSHFNSQQRFRLALTEDRPAIVPYIESAWAELPDAKSADIALSLTILKGLHARWTILLKSFGEKEWAREFIHPEFPQPLRLDTTAALYDWHSRHHLTHITNLKDRKGW; via the coding sequence ATGACTGAAACAGAATTAGAAAGTTATCGTTACCCTATTGGTAGGTTCAAAGCTCCTTTTCCTATTAATGAAGCAATGTTAAAAGGGTACATTGAAACTATTGAAACACTTCCGCAAAAGCTGGAAGAAGCTGTAGAAGATTGGTCTGATGAACAATTGGCAACGCCTTACCGAGAGGGAGGCTGGACCGTGAGGCAAACGATCCATCACATAGCCGATAGCCACTTCAACTCTCAGCAGCGGTTTCGTTTAGCACTTACCGAAGATCGCCCAGCAATAGTCCCTTACATAGAATCGGCTTGGGCTGAGCTACCTGACGCAAAATCAGCGGACATAGCACTTTCACTAACTATTTTAAAGGGGCTGCATGCTCGCTGGACTATTTTACTAAAATCTTTTGGTGAGAAAGAATGGGCTAGGGAATTTATCCACCCTGAGTTCCCACAACCGCTGCGATTAGACACTACTGCTGCTTTATACGATTGGCATTCCCGCCATCATTTGACGCATATCACAAACCTGAAAGATCGCAAAGGTTGGTGA
- a CDS encoding ATP-binding protein: MENEFFGNDIINVAQKGMSHGLPIVHFHTKEMDYSVRVKYLGNRTFFVTQKGKFRISLLLQHIQKLKETFHNLGKDRGSKRLFLCVDFARCTGSDKESRKFLKEYFEGWFEGGLVVAIALVGPPPMVKTIAGLSNLKNSKIRYTFHENMDEAINYINSLRTGMAGKSIENTAYSEDWGLRTHIYSNGKKLNIQHSPGWSLSHDMSAFTAFAYLIRGDVLLMKLHGDMKPEHVQDVYRLSRSILNFSRKSKIYMVLDISEVPNFTFGVRKEFEKFEEVYSKYWLKTIMVLSPIGNTLMSLYQLFRPTWADRIVAVKSLHQGLEACSQEPREEEVTLPPEKNDLLEKAHNASREELLDMYENLLSEKQEEEAFHRHRMSELFEVIGQTTWMPDFRPVSKNISEDDPYYELFSAAYLLQHDLYEILSEREKENKVLERNIEAHHAELVNNENALRSILENNDDAIWLIDGNYKLVDFNHNFTKLFLDLFGIAPKVGGDVLMFTTEKEKRQKFWKEKYEKALKGEPELFQVRGGHGKPPVLDIRIFPVEENGEFTRLACFSKDITAQVHAEEQLKKSRRQLQLLLEQIPAILFTFDSELNVASMMGKGLENLSLKPNQMAGQHLEEFNQQFGPDDTILEAHQNGLRGISGKYELSFANRNYLSYVEPLYEGRAQKVTGVLNLSIDITDIKKSEERLKLQNDELKKVNRELDQFVYSVSHDLRAPLASVSGLISLALDSEKLDEIQEYLQLQEKSVSRLDAFIKEIINLSRNSRMEIESEEVDFQKMIDEIYENQAFSEDAKNVNKLVNISQKAPFYSDSRRIKVAVGNLISNAIRYSMPERGDAEVKVSIMVDDKKAAIRVKDNGIGIESQYMGKIFNMFYRATQRKSGSGLGLYIVQETMSKLDGSIDVTSELGKGSEFVLIIPNRKAK; the protein is encoded by the coding sequence ATGGAAAATGAGTTTTTTGGGAATGATATAATCAATGTAGCCCAGAAAGGTATGTCTCATGGTTTACCAATTGTTCATTTTCATACCAAGGAAATGGATTATTCGGTACGAGTTAAATATTTGGGTAACCGGACATTTTTTGTTACTCAAAAGGGAAAGTTTCGGATTTCGTTGTTATTACAGCATATTCAAAAGCTGAAGGAAACATTTCATAACCTTGGTAAAGATCGCGGATCGAAACGGTTGTTTTTATGTGTAGATTTCGCAAGATGCACCGGTTCTGATAAAGAATCGAGAAAGTTTTTGAAGGAATATTTTGAGGGATGGTTTGAAGGAGGTCTGGTTGTTGCAATAGCATTAGTGGGCCCACCGCCCATGGTGAAGACCATTGCAGGTCTTTCCAACCTAAAAAACTCGAAAATTCGATACACATTCCACGAAAATATGGACGAGGCGATTAATTATATTAATTCATTGAGGACAGGTATGGCCGGCAAATCGATAGAAAATACTGCATATAGCGAAGACTGGGGGCTGAGGACTCATATCTACAGTAATGGTAAGAAACTGAATATTCAGCACAGCCCTGGATGGAGCCTTTCTCACGATATGAGTGCTTTTACCGCTTTTGCTTACCTCATTCGTGGTGATGTGTTGCTCATGAAGCTTCATGGTGATATGAAGCCTGAGCACGTGCAAGATGTGTACAGGCTCAGTAGGTCTATTTTGAATTTTTCTAGAAAATCAAAAATCTATATGGTTTTGGATATCTCTGAGGTGCCTAATTTCACCTTTGGAGTACGTAAGGAGTTCGAGAAGTTTGAAGAGGTTTATAGTAAATATTGGTTGAAGACTATCATGGTTCTTTCACCAATTGGAAATACACTCATGTCGCTTTATCAACTATTCCGCCCTACATGGGCAGATAGGATAGTGGCAGTAAAATCGTTGCACCAAGGACTGGAAGCATGTTCTCAAGAACCAAGGGAAGAGGAGGTTACCCTTCCGCCAGAAAAGAATGATTTGCTAGAGAAGGCTCACAATGCTTCTCGTGAAGAGCTGTTGGATATGTATGAGAATTTGCTCAGTGAAAAGCAGGAGGAAGAAGCATTTCATCGCCACCGAATGTCAGAACTTTTCGAGGTGATAGGGCAAACTACTTGGATGCCTGATTTCAGGCCTGTTTCTAAAAATATTTCTGAAGACGACCCTTATTATGAGTTGTTTAGTGCGGCATATTTGTTACAGCACGATCTGTACGAAATATTGAGCGAGCGGGAAAAAGAAAACAAAGTACTTGAGAGAAATATAGAGGCGCACCATGCGGAGCTAGTTAATAATGAAAATGCTCTTAGAAGCATTTTGGAAAATAACGATGATGCTATTTGGCTTATTGACGGGAATTATAAGTTGGTAGATTTCAATCATAATTTCACAAAGCTTTTTTTAGATCTTTTTGGTATAGCGCCCAAAGTTGGTGGGGATGTGCTGATGTTCACTACTGAAAAAGAGAAGAGACAAAAGTTTTGGAAAGAGAAATATGAAAAAGCCTTAAAAGGAGAGCCTGAATTGTTTCAGGTAAGAGGGGGGCATGGCAAGCCTCCAGTTCTTGATATTCGAATTTTCCCAGTAGAAGAAAATGGGGAGTTTACACGTTTGGCTTGTTTTTCAAAGGATATTACTGCACAAGTTCATGCCGAGGAACAATTGAAGAAAAGCCGTAGACAGCTCCAGCTATTGTTAGAACAAATCCCTGCCATTCTTTTCACCTTTGATAGCGAGCTTAACGTAGCTTCTATGATGGGTAAAGGCTTGGAGAACTTGAGCTTGAAGCCAAACCAGATGGCAGGACAACACCTTGAGGAATTCAATCAACAATTTGGACCAGATGATACTATTTTGGAGGCTCATCAGAATGGTTTAAGAGGTATTTCGGGTAAGTACGAGCTTTCTTTTGCCAATAGAAATTACCTTTCGTATGTAGAACCACTTTACGAAGGCAGGGCTCAAAAAGTGACGGGTGTTCTGAATTTAAGTATAGATATTACCGATATCAAGAAATCGGAAGAGCGTTTGAAGCTCCAGAATGATGAACTGAAAAAAGTAAATAGGGAGCTAGACCAGTTTGTCTATAGTGTGTCGCATGATTTACGTGCACCTTTGGCTTCAGTTTCGGGTCTTATTTCTCTTGCCCTAGATTCTGAAAAACTTGACGAAATTCAGGAATACCTTCAACTTCAGGAAAAAAGTGTTTCTAGGTTGGATGCTTTTATAAAGGAAATCATAAACCTTTCGAGAAACTCGCGAATGGAGATTGAGAGTGAGGAAGTTGATTTTCAAAAAATGATTGATGAAATCTATGAAAATCAGGCCTTTAGTGAAGATGCTAAAAATGTAAATAAGCTGGTGAACATTTCACAAAAGGCACCATTTTATTCTGATAGTAGGCGTATAAAGGTAGCAGTTGGCAATCTGATTTCCAATGCGATACGCTATTCTATGCCCGAAAGAGGAGATGCTGAGGTGAAGGTGAGCATAATGGTAGATGACAAAAAAGCAGCGATTAGGGTAAAGGATAATGGAATTGGAATAGAGTCTCAATATATGGGTAAGATTTTTAACATGTTTTATAGGGCTACGCAGCGTAAAAGCGGCTCAGGTTTAGGTCTTTATATTGTACAAGAGACCATGAGCAAGCTTGATGGATCAATAGACGTGACTTCAGAGCTAGGTAAAGGTTCTGAATTTGTCTTGATCATTCCTAATAGAAAGGCTAAGTAG
- a CDS encoding calcium/sodium antiporter — protein MNIYLHILLLGFGFGLLIKGASILIDGAIILSRKRGYSEFFIGLTVVSFGTSLPELIVNTIASYSAYDEMVYSNLIGSNIFNMFMVLGLVGLVYPIVIRKQTIWREVPFLAFATVLIFILSNDVLLRDEEKDVLSRLDAIILLIAFVLFLAIAYLNLGAVRKEMISDRYFLPGWKIFLYIAGGSVAAAIGGELIVSEASHIAKYYEISTRLFSITVIATITTLPELATSVVAVTRKRSGIALGNVIGSNTFNFLFVLPVSSLVHETSYKRALNFDLNFFLFGTILLFLSMFAGKRRKLDRWGAFIFLVFFCAYVYFVFIRM, from the coding sequence GTGAATATTTATTTACATATACTTCTTCTTGGATTTGGATTTGGGCTTTTGATAAAAGGAGCTTCCATTTTGATAGATGGGGCAATAATACTTTCACGAAAGCGGGGATACTCTGAGTTTTTCATTGGACTTACGGTGGTCTCTTTTGGGACGTCCCTGCCTGAGCTCATTGTAAACACCATCGCTTCTTATAGCGCTTACGACGAGATGGTTTATTCCAACCTGATAGGAAGCAATATTTTCAATATGTTTATGGTGTTGGGGTTGGTGGGGCTTGTTTACCCTATCGTTATTCGTAAGCAAACCATTTGGCGGGAAGTGCCTTTTTTGGCTTTCGCCACAGTGCTGATTTTTATATTGTCTAATGATGTTCTGCTCAGAGATGAAGAAAAGGACGTGCTTTCTCGTCTCGATGCCATCATTCTACTGATTGCCTTTGTGCTTTTTTTAGCCATAGCTTATCTCAATTTAGGGGCAGTACGGAAAGAGATGATTTCAGACAGATATTTTCTTCCTGGGTGGAAAATATTTTTATACATAGCTGGAGGTTCGGTTGCTGCTGCTATTGGCGGTGAGCTGATTGTAAGTGAGGCAAGTCACATAGCTAAATACTATGAAATAAGTACGAGGCTGTTTTCAATTACAGTGATAGCTACCATCACCACCTTGCCCGAGTTGGCGACTTCGGTAGTGGCGGTAACCAGAAAAAGATCAGGTATTGCCTTGGGCAACGTGATTGGCTCCAATACCTTTAACTTCCTGTTTGTATTGCCAGTGAGTAGTTTGGTGCACGAGACTTCGTATAAAAGAGCTCTGAACTTCGACCTGAACTTCTTCCTTTTTGGAACTATCCTCTTGTTCCTAAGTATGTTTGCGGGAAAGAGGAGGAAGCTCGACCGTTGGGGCGCATTTATCTTCCTCGTCTTTTTTTGTGCCTATGTATATTTTGTGTTTATAAGAATGTGA
- a CDS encoding OmpA family protein, producing the protein MKALGKICIFLWLMYPTFLARAEKVENIALHPTEQDRNPYTVNGKVSGIKNLKKVRAVVLAYKVERDGAGNVMALELDAPEYQKELNSTGDFSFLLYGDSEYQIRLIAEGYKATPYPMQKKNVATGQAIAISLEAEKDDNILLIGTFRDKFGKTRLSNVNTILTDLETHAMLKGITNAKGECFFSVSPNSNYTLVGYKKKYFFSKVDTFSTQQTEDPTVMREILMEEVKKGQTTQVKGHFEVNEARITEEGAKNLEELFELILQNPGVQFELSCHLDSRGEDEYNMILSQKRAEAAVLYLVSKGINPAQLIPKGYGETKLLNGCANGVKCGASMHEQNRRIELTVMGFLE; encoded by the coding sequence ATGAAAGCTTTAGGCAAGATTTGTATTTTTTTATGGCTTATGTACCCCACTTTTTTAGCTAGGGCAGAAAAAGTGGAAAATATAGCTCTACATCCAACCGAACAAGACCGCAACCCCTACACTGTAAATGGCAAAGTTTCAGGTATTAAAAACCTGAAGAAAGTCCGAGCCGTAGTCCTTGCTTATAAAGTAGAAAGAGATGGTGCGGGAAATGTGATGGCTTTGGAGCTGGATGCCCCCGAATACCAAAAAGAACTCAACTCCACTGGCGATTTTTCCTTTTTGCTTTATGGAGATAGCGAATATCAAATTAGGTTGATAGCAGAAGGGTACAAAGCTACGCCCTACCCCATGCAGAAAAAAAATGTGGCTACAGGGCAGGCAATAGCCATTAGCCTTGAAGCAGAAAAAGACGACAACATACTTTTGATAGGCACTTTTAGAGACAAGTTTGGGAAAACGAGGCTGTCCAATGTAAACACAATTCTCACCGACCTTGAAACCCATGCCATGCTCAAGGGCATTACCAATGCAAAAGGTGAATGCTTTTTCTCAGTATCGCCCAATAGCAATTACACCCTTGTGGGGTATAAGAAAAAATATTTTTTTAGTAAGGTCGATACTTTTTCTACCCAACAAACGGAAGACCCAACTGTGATGAGGGAAATATTGATGGAAGAGGTGAAAAAAGGACAGACTACTCAGGTAAAAGGACATTTTGAAGTGAACGAAGCACGGATTACCGAAGAAGGCGCCAAAAACCTAGAGGAACTCTTCGAGCTGATACTGCAAAACCCCGGCGTCCAGTTTGAGCTTTCCTGCCACCTCGACTCACGGGGCGAAGACGAGTACAACATGATTTTAAGCCAAAAGCGGGCAGAAGCCGCCGTGCTATATCTAGTGTCGAAAGGGATAAACCCTGCCCAGCTAATTCCAAAAGGATATGGAGAAACCAAGCTGCTCAATGGCTGTGCAAACGGCGTGAAGTGCGGGGCAAGCATGCACGAGCAAAACCGTAGGATCGAACTTACGGTGATGGGCTTTTTGGAGTAA
- a CDS encoding universal stress protein, giving the protein MKRILVPTDFTELSAIGVRFAQKLADMENGEVHLLNVVNSPVQFDEGGFELTELALKEAYDMMMNFVLQFDKRPIHSFVTLGRLRKDVKEYIKKNNIDFVVMASHGAEGINETLFGSHAEQIVRHSPVPTLVIKKEIAELESIKNIALAGDFEHEFDVNVKAVLELKKLLHAQVHFVEICHPEKNEKRGKILNMMDAFAAIHGFESPKFHVIEDYNITDGLTNFVHEEKIDLLAMGTHQRTGLKRWLHASIAEEVVNHLEEPILTFHM; this is encoded by the coding sequence ATGAAACGCATATTAGTCCCTACCGACTTTACCGAACTATCCGCCATAGGCGTGAGGTTTGCCCAAAAGCTGGCTGACATGGAGAATGGAGAAGTCCATTTGCTAAATGTGGTCAATTCCCCTGTACAATTTGACGAAGGCGGCTTCGAGCTCACCGAGCTGGCACTCAAAGAAGCATACGATATGATGATGAATTTTGTGCTTCAATTCGACAAACGCCCAATCCACTCGTTCGTAACCCTTGGCAGGCTGCGGAAAGATGTGAAAGAGTATATAAAGAAAAACAACATAGATTTTGTAGTGATGGCATCCCATGGTGCCGAAGGAATAAACGAAACGCTTTTTGGCTCACATGCAGAACAAATCGTACGCCACTCACCTGTGCCAACTTTGGTAATCAAAAAGGAGATAGCCGAATTAGAAAGCATCAAAAACATTGCCCTTGCAGGAGATTTTGAACATGAATTTGATGTAAACGTGAAAGCAGTACTTGAGCTAAAAAAACTCCTTCATGCCCAAGTTCATTTCGTGGAAATTTGCCACCCAGAAAAAAATGAAAAACGAGGAAAAATCTTGAACATGATGGATGCCTTTGCCGCCATCCACGGTTTTGAAAGCCCAAAGTTTCATGTAATAGAAGATTACAACATCACTGATGGGCTTACTAATTTTGTACACGAAGAAAAAATCGACCTATTGGCGATGGGTACCCACCAGCGTACAGGGTTGAAAAGATGGCTCCACGCTAGCATTGCCGAAGAAGTGGTGAATCACCTAGAGGAACCAATTCTTACTTTCCACATGTAA
- a CDS encoding Gfo/Idh/MocA family oxidoreductase, with the protein MKRRDFVRNTTAASIVYSSLPLMGFQSKAKRYKTALIGSGWWGMNILTFAVASGECEVVALCDVDQNQLDIAKEILNPLTSDRPTYYEDYRELLKKEKPEIVIVGTPDHWHALPAIASMESGAHVYVEKPIGHTINEGKAMVNAARENDRVVQVGLHRKVSPHNKAGINFLRSGKAGKIGMVRSFVHYPFRESKLVEDSKPPNGLNWDMWCGPAPYRNYNKKIHPKGFRQFLDYANGQAGDWGVHWFDQILGWTEEKYPKAVHSTGGRKIMKGIADAPDHQIINFEFESFTATWEHRQFGGNQNEKHAIGVYFYGTKGVFHMGWRDGWTFYPTNPKEETIHMEPVLHTKDQHNIPELWADFMHAIKSRTRPVADIQVGHYATNMSLLGMLSFKLGRSVTWDGEKDLIIGDEEANKLLSREYRIPWEYPKV; encoded by the coding sequence ATGAAAAGAAGAGATTTTGTCCGCAATACGACAGCCGCCAGCATTGTTTACTCCTCCTTACCCCTTATGGGTTTTCAAAGTAAAGCTAAGCGCTACAAAACTGCCCTCATAGGTTCTGGCTGGTGGGGAATGAACATTTTGACATTTGCGGTAGCTTCAGGCGAATGCGAAGTGGTAGCTCTTTGCGATGTAGACCAAAACCAACTTGACATTGCAAAGGAAATACTCAACCCACTCACCTCTGACCGACCAACATACTATGAAGATTACCGGGAATTACTCAAAAAAGAAAAGCCTGAGATAGTTATAGTTGGCACGCCCGATCATTGGCATGCCCTTCCGGCAATAGCATCTATGGAAAGCGGTGCACATGTGTATGTAGAAAAACCCATAGGGCATACCATAAACGAAGGGAAAGCGATGGTAAATGCTGCTAGGGAAAATGACCGAGTAGTACAAGTTGGGCTTCACAGAAAAGTCTCCCCTCACAATAAAGCAGGGATTAATTTTTTAAGATCAGGAAAAGCAGGTAAAATAGGCATGGTTCGTTCGTTTGTTCATTATCCTTTTAGGGAAAGTAAACTTGTAGAGGATAGTAAGCCTCCCAATGGATTGAATTGGGATATGTGGTGTGGCCCAGCTCCTTACCGAAACTATAACAAGAAAATCCACCCAAAAGGGTTTCGCCAATTTTTGGATTATGCTAATGGACAAGCGGGCGATTGGGGCGTGCATTGGTTCGACCAAATTCTAGGATGGACAGAAGAAAAATATCCCAAAGCTGTCCATTCTACGGGGGGAAGAAAGATCATGAAAGGAATAGCTGACGCCCCCGACCATCAAATAATAAATTTTGAGTTTGAAAGCTTTACCGCCACTTGGGAACATAGGCAATTTGGTGGAAATCAAAACGAAAAGCATGCTATAGGGGTTTATTTTTACGGTACAAAAGGGGTTTTCCACATGGGCTGGCGAGATGGTTGGACTTTTTACCCAACGAATCCTAAGGAAGAAACCATTCATATGGAACCAGTACTCCATACAAAAGACCAGCACAATATTCCTGAACTTTGGGCTGATTTTATGCATGCTATCAAAAGCAGAACCCGGCCCGTTGCCGACATTCAAGTGGGACATTATGCTACTAATATGAGCCTGCTGGGAATGCTCTCGTTCAAACTAGGCAGAAGCGTGACTTGGGATGGGGAAAAGGATTTGATCATTGGTGATGAAGAAGCAAACAAATTACTTAGCAGAGAATACCGAATCCCTTGGGAATATCCTAAAGTATAA